In Solanum pennellii chromosome 3, SPENNV200, a single window of DNA contains:
- the LOC107013907 gene encoding aspartic proteinase-like protein 2, with protein MDLRRNINLILLLVLLGHHVKGENVVFNVKHKFGGRGGVSLKELKAHDVHRHGRMLGAADFQLGGNGSPTSSALYFTKLSIGTPSKDYHVQVDTGSDLLWLNCAGCDNCPKESTLGIDMAQYNLQASTSGKSITCDQDVCATMFEATSSDCKVGKPCEYMVTYGDGSTSGGHFVKDNINLDQVSAGDNKTSPLQGNVAFGCSSKQSGGLGTSTNAVDGIIGFGAAKTSVISQLAAAGTVKRVFSHCLNGNSGGGIFAIGQLVEPKVNSTPLLTNRQHYTVSLKNIEVDGEVLNIPTSIFESKYSEAAIIDSGTTLAYLPSNVYNAVMGKLMAKQPKLKTHHHEGNFECFSYSGNVDNDFPAVSFKFMGNLTLTAYPHDYLFKLHDGDWCIGWQEGIEGKDGDDLFLLGDLVLSNKLFVYDLEKKTLGWTQYDCSSNIKVKDDSSENVYTVGAHNISSASTTAFTLFLSLISFLCYFFN; from the exons ATGGATCTGAGGAGAAATATAAACTTGATTCTTCTGTTAGTTTTGTTGGGCCATCATGTGAAGGGAGAAAACGTTGTGTTTAATGTGAAACACAAATTTGGTGGGCGTGGAGGTGTGAGTTTGAAAGAACTGAAAGCCCACGATGTTCATCGTCACGGTAGAATGCTCGGTGCAGCCGATTTTCAATTAGGCGGCAATGGCAGTCCTACCAGTTCAGC ATTATATTTCACTAAGCTTTCAATTGGTACACCTTCCAAGGACTACCATGTTCAAGTAGATACTGGAAGTGACCTTTTATGGCTAAATTGTGCGGGATGTGATAACTGTCCTAAAGAAAGCACACTCGGG atagATATGGCACAATATAACTTACAAGCATCAACGAGTGGGAAATCTATTACTTGTGATCAAGATGTTTGTGCTACAATGTTTGAAGCAACCAGCTCAGACTGCAAGGTGGGAAAACCGTGTGAATATATGGTTACTTACGGAGATGGAAGCACAAGCGGAGGACACTTTGTAAAAGATAACATTAATTTAGATCAAGTCTCTGCCGGAGATAATAAAACATCACCCCTCCAAGGAAATGTAGCATTTGG CTGCTCGTCTAAACAATCTGGAGGCCTAGGTACATCTACTAATGCAGTTGATGGGATAATTGGTTTTGGAGCAGCAAAAACGTCTGTTATCTCACAGTTAGCTGCTGCTGGAACTGTCAAAAGAGTATTTTCACATTGCCTCAATGGAAATAGTGGAGGTGGTATATTTGCTATTGGACAACTAGTTGAACCAAAAGTAAATTCAACCCCATTACTCACAAATCG GCAACATTATACTGTTTCTCTCAAGAATATTGAGGTTGACGGTGAAGTTCTAAACATTCCGACTTCCATATTTGAGTCGAAGTATAGTGAAGCAGCAATAATTGACAGTGGAACAACTTTAGCATATCTTCCAAGCAATGTCTATAATGCTGTCATGGGAAAG CTTATGGCAAAGCAACCAAAATTGAAGACTCATCATCATGAAGGGAACTTTGAGTGCTTTTCATACAGCGGAAA TGTTGACAATGATTTCCCCGCTGTATCATTTAAGTTTATGGGAAATCTTACTTTGACGGCCTATCCCCACGATTATCTTTTCAAACTTCAT GACGGTGACTGGTGCATCGGTTGGCAAGAGGGAATCGAGGGAAAGGATGGAGATGATCTTTTTCTGTTAGGAG ATCTTGTGCTATCAAACAAGCTTTTTGTGTATGATCTTGAAAAAAAGACGCTTGGGTGGACTCAATATGACT GTTCTTCCAATATTAAGGTGAAAGATGATAGCTCTGAAAATGTGTATACAGTGGGAGCTCATAATATTTCATCAGCATCTACAACTGCTTTTACATTATTCCTCTCACTTATCTCTTTCCTATGCTATTTCTTCAACTAA